CCGCAGGTGGCTCGCGGCCGAGACGCGGGTCGCGCGCCTGACGGGCACGGCGCTGAGCGCATTCGTCCGCGGGGACGGCGACGCCACGATCGTCAGCGCCGTCAACCAGTTCGCCGCGCCGGGCAGCGCGAAGGCCTACGTCGCCGCTGCCCGGGCGCGCGTGACGCAGTGCCCGACCGCCCGCTGGCAGCTCGGGGACGGCGTCACCATGACCATGACCCACACCCCGCTGTCGGTGCCTCGGCAGGGCGAGGAGTCGCTGGCGTTGAGCGTGTCGACCACCATCGAGCAGGACGGCGAGGCGGTGCCCGCCAGGGGAACGACCGTGGTGGTCCGTCGCGGCGCCGTCCTCAGCTCGGTGCACACGACCGTCGTCGCCGGCCCGGTGCCCCGGTCGGCGGCCCTGGCGGCCCGGGTGTCGGCCCGGCTCCAGCAGGCGCTCCGGAGCTGACCCGAGGGGCGGCCGGAATCCCGGCGCCGGGAAGCGTGTTCGCCCTCGAGGGCACGTCACACCGCGGTGGCGCGATCGACGACGTCACCGACGGAAGGACTTCCAGTGCTGGACCCCGCACGCCCGCTGCGGCCGGCGGACGAGGAGCAGGCAGCCCGACGGGTTCCGCTGGCCCTGAGCCTGCTGGCCCTGGCGCTCGGCGGCTTCGGCATCGGCACGACCGAGTTCGTGACCATGGGCCTGCTGCCGGACATCGCCGAGGGAGTGGGCGCCTCGATCCCGAGCGGCGGCCACCTGGTCTCCGGCTACGCGCTGGGCGTGGTGGTCGGCGCCCCGCTGCTCGCCGTGCTCGGGGCCAGGCTGCCCCGAAAGACCATGCTGCTGGCGCTGATGGCGGCGTTCACCGTCGGGAACCTCGCGTCGGCCCTCGCGCCCACCTTCGACACGCTGCTCGCGGCGCGCTTCCTCAGCGGCCTGCCGCACGGGGCGTTCTTCGGCATCGGATCCGTCGTCGCGGCGTCCCTCGTCGCGCCGCACCGTCGCGGCTGGGCGGTGTCGATGATGATGCTCGGGCTGACGGTGGCGAACGTGGTCGGCGTGCCCGTCTCCACCTTCGTGGGCCAGAACCTGGGCTGGCGCAGCACCTTCCTGGTGGTGACCGCCATCGGCGTCCTGACCGTTCTCGCGGTCGCGCGCTGGGTCCCCCCCGTGCCCACCCCGGAGGGCGCCGGCGCCCGTCAGGAGCTGGGCGCCCTGCGCCGGCTCCAGGTGTGGCTCGCGCTGCTCACGGGGGCGGTCGGGTTCGGCGGCTTCTTCGCGGTCTACAGCTACATCACGCCGACCATGACCGACCTGGCCGGGATCTCGGAGTCGTCCATGCCCGTGGTCCTCGCGCTGTTCGGCATCGGCATGACGGTGGGGAACCTGCTCGGGGGCCGGCTCGCGGACTGGTCGGTGCTGCGCACGGTCTACCTCGGCCTCACGTCCGTCGTGCTCACGCTGGCGCTGTTCACCTGGACGGTCCACCGCCCCGTTCCGGCGGCTCTCACGGTGCTCCTGCT
Above is a genomic segment from Motilibacter aurantiacus containing:
- a CDS encoding MFS transporter; translation: MDPARPLRPADEEQAARRVPLALSLLALALGGFGIGTTEFVTMGLLPDIAEGVGASIPSGGHLVSGYALGVVVGAPLLAVLGARLPRKTMLLALMAAFTVGNLASALAPTFDTLLAARFLSGLPHGAFFGIGSVVAASLVAPHRRGWAVSMMMLGLTVANVVGVPVSTFVGQNLGWRSTFLVVTAIGVLTVLAVARWVPPVPTPEGAGARQELGALRRLQVWLALLTGAVGFGGFFAVYSYITPTMTDLAGISESSMPVVLALFGIGMTVGNLLGGRLADWSVLRTVYLGLTSVVLTLALFTWTVHRPVPAALTVLLLGGTGSAMIPALQTRLMDVADDAQSLAAALNHSALNVANALGAWLGGLVIAAGLGYTAPAWVGAGLAVGGLGVITVSALVGRGPGGAGRVTGRSSGQVPAEEHGIPVTTGGGPA